The Paraburkholderia largidicola DNA segment GCGCGCAACGACAGGATGAAGCTCGTCGTGTGCGGCGCACATCTGCAAGGGCTGGCGCTGAACGGACAGCTAGTTGCGCGTGGCGCGCGGCTCGTCGAGAAGACTGCCAGCGCGCCGCGCTACCGGCTCTATGCGCTGGCTGGCGGCGGCGCGACGCAGCGGCCGGGCATGATGCGAGATGCGACGAACGGCGCGGCAATCGAAGTCGAAGTGTGGGAACTGCCGGGCAGCGAAGCCGGTTCGTTCCTCGCTGGCATTCCGGCACCGCTCGCGCTCGGCAAGGTCGAGCTTGCGGACGGACGCTGGGAAACCGGCTTCGTTTGCGAGGCATACGGCCTTGAAGGCGCCGTCGATATCACGCAATACGGCGGCTGGCGCGCCTGGCTGCAACGCGCCGCCTGAAGTCTGCCCTGATCAGGCCTCGTACTGGGCCGCGTACAGCCGCGCATGCCTGCCCGTCACCGTGCGGCTCCAGATATCTTCGTCGTCGAGGATGGTCTGGATCAGCTCGACGGGCATGCCGCCGTCGATGATCGCGGCCACGCGGAAGCCATCAATCGGTTCGTACGGCCCGAGCACGACCTCCTTCCCTTCGATGGCCCGGTCGAGATCGTCGACCTTGAACGCCAGGTGCGGCATCCGGCGCATCAGTTCATGCAGCGGGCTATCCGCTTCGAAGCGGTGGTACTGGATGTGCGCGAGCTTGCAATCGCTGTCGCTCGTGTACATCCGGTACTGCGGGCTGTAGCGTTCGCCTTCGCGCACTTCGCTGGTCGGAATGCCGATGTGATGAAACTCGTAGATCACGTCGTCGCGCATGAACATGATGACCTCCTTCTTCCTTTACCTCAGTTGCTTCTGTTGCCGCGCTTACAGCGTCACGCGCGTCACGCCGCCTTCCGACAGCAGCCGCACACGTTCGCCTGCATAGAAGATCGGACCGTCGGTGCTTTGCGTGATGGCGCGCAGCGAGCCATCGTCGAGCCGCACGGTGATTTCGACGCCCTGCTTCTTCTCGAAGTGGTTCTGTACCTCGTTGCCCGCCACCGCGCCCGCAATGCCGCCGATGATGCCCGTCAGGATCGAGCCGCGTCCGCCGCCGATCGCGCTGCCGGCAATGCCGCCAATCGCGCCGCCGCCAAGCGCACCGAGAATGCCGGGCTGACCGTTGCTCGTGTCGATCGTGACGGGGCGCACGCTTTCGATGGTGCCGAAGCGGACCGTTTCCTCGCGCTGAGCCTGCGACGCGCTATAGACGTTGGCGGAGCCGTCGAAGGTTGCGCAGCCGCTCAATGCGAGCGAAACGACGAGTGCCGATGCACATGCTGTAACGAATGACCTGTTCATGATGTTCCCCTCTATGAGCAGCGCGCCGGCTTGTTCGGGGCGCTGCAGGTTCTTTCGATGTGTGGAATCGTAAGCTCGAAGAATGAGAGAAAAATGAGGAGCCCATTTGCGCATTCGCACCCGTCATTTCGTCTCAGCCTGAAACGTCGGTGCGGCGCGCGGCGCTACGATGGCAGCCAGATCATGCAAATGGAGCGCAGCCATGAAACGGGAGATCATCCGGGTCGAGCCGCTGTCGGGCTGGCTCGAACGCTGGAAGGCACCGACTTCCGTCGTCACGCGGCACGGCGACACGATCTATGTGTCGGGCTTGCCGCCGTTCGATCCAGAAACGGGCGAAGTCGCCGATGTGCCGCTCGAACGGCAGACCGAACTGGTGCTGGAGCAACTGAAGCTGTGCGTCGAGACGGCGGGGTCGTCGCTCGAGAACGTGCTCAAGTGCA contains these protein-coding regions:
- a CDS encoding VOC family protein; this translates as MFMRDDVIYEFHHIGIPTSEVREGERYSPQYRMYTSDSDCKLAHIQYHRFEADSPLHELMRRMPHLAFKVDDLDRAIEGKEVVLGPYEPIDGFRVAAIIDGGMPVELIQTILDDEDIWSRTVTGRHARLYAAQYEA
- a CDS encoding glycine zipper 2TM domain-containing protein — encoded protein: MNRSFVTACASALVVSLALSGCATFDGSANVYSASQAQREETVRFGTIESVRPVTIDTSNGQPGILGALGGGAIGGIAGSAIGGGRGSILTGIIGGIAGAVAGNEVQNHFEKKQGVEITVRLDDGSLRAITQSTDGPIFYAGERVRLLSEGGVTRVTL
- a CDS encoding RidA family protein, whose product is MKREIIRVEPLSGWLERWKAPTSVVTRHGDTIYVSGLPPFDPETGEVADVPLERQTELVLEQLKLCVETAGSSLENVLKCNVYCTSVEQFAAVNAIYARYFPNDPPARIFVCVPAWPGRFDIEIDCIAAV